The genomic stretch GTTTTAATCGTCAAAATTAATCtctcaatttataaaaaataaatttcaaaataattttaaaatttttataaaattattttataaaataattttaaaataaaaaagttcacttttttaaagttaaaaggAACCGGCCTatacttttgttattttttaatgatttttaaatataatattcttTTAAATACAATGTTAATCATCTCAAATTTTATGGatattcttttaatatataaaaaaataattatttagtttAAATGAAAAATTCATTTTAGAATGTAAAATGAGTTGTATCTatcattaatttataaattaaataataaattgaagATCTATCATAACAATTCCAAAActaaaatttgttaaaataaaaaattaataattattttagttttacaaTTTATCCATcttagaaaatttaaataaaaaataatgtatgTTGTTCTATTCCAGTCAAATATCTAAAGCTGGAGAATCATATTTATTGTTTCACAAATGTTCATTCCATGTTGTCTGAACCCAATATCGCCTATCATATATAACCCTTCTCCTACCCTGTAACACCCTAAATCTCGCACATAATTTATCAaagaatttaatcaaataaattgtCGTAAGAACAAAATCTATTGATactccttgagttttgatgataacaaagtactgtttttttaataggcaattgaaTATAAGAACTCGCACTAGGGGTGAAACCCTTACAATACAGAGAAGCTACACATGATTGAAACAATCCATTGGTACTTTATACCAATCGTAGATACTAGGAAGCGAAAGCGGATTAGAACTAGCTAACCAACTccaagaaaaatacaaaatattgaaatacACCTTATCAAAACTATATGAAACATTATCAAAGAGTATTGCATTTCACATAATCCATATACACCAAGAAGTAGCGAACCAAATTGTGTTAATCTTCTTCCTTATAGTGGCGAATGAAGTGGTGGATTATGatagaaaagaagaaagagattgttTGCTTTTTAAATTGGATTTTGAGAAGCCTTATGCTAAAGTTAGTTGAAGTTATTGGCGATATATGATGAAAAGGATGGGTTTTGGGGGAAGATGGATGGGATGGATTGAGTTATTGGTTTTCAATAGTAAGATGTCGGTTCTTGTTAATGGTAGTTCTACCAAAGAATTCGAAGTGTTCCGAGGGTTGAGACAAAGTGACCCCTTCTCAccttttctttatgttttattgGCGGAAGGTCTTTTGGGGTTAGTGACGAAATCCATTGAAGTTGGGGATTTAGCCATAAAAGGTTCTTGTTGGGTGGAAAATATTCAATTTGCATATGATACTCTACTTGTGCGAGAAGGGACGTGGAAGCATGTTTGGGCGATTAAGGCGGTGATTCAGGCATTTGAAATTGTGTCGGGCCTTGGAATTAATTGTCATAAAAGTAAATTGATGGGTATTAATTCAAGGGGTCCGTTTTTAGAAGCCGCACCAGTTCTTGTAAAGTGGAGGAAAGAAAATTTTATTTCCTTGGTATTCCCATTGGTTTTGATCCTAGGAAGGATACGACTTGGAATCCTCTATTGGTGAAAATGAAGAATCGACTGGGGGTTGTAAAAATCACTTCCTCATTTTGGGAGGTAGGATTACTCTATTGAAGTCTATTATTTCTTCTTTGACCATATTCACTATGTCTTTTTACAAAATgccaaagaaggaggtgaaagagttTAATAGGATCCAACGCAAATTTTTGTTAGGGGGTGGGGTGGAAGAGAAAAGGAAGATTCTTTGAGTTAGTTGGAAGAATGTAATTTTACCTTTCACAAAGGGGAATTAGGGGTAAAAAACATCGAAGTATTTAATTTAGCACTCCTTAACAAATGAAAAtggagtaccatacctcactttcagtttatcagcacaatcaatgactctgaagattctttcaatttccttcagtcacttctgagcaccttctgGATCGTGAGTGctcttgaacaatggaggattgttcctctgaaaactccCCAATTACCTGTCAGCACTGATCCCAACTCCAtcggcatttcctcccagcacaccagcaatcatgcctaaaGCCTTAGCGATAACTGTAGCAACTTGCCCTAAAAAATTAGCTTTTTAGAGTCGCCTTCTATTCTACcagggtgaataggaaaccctacgaagttataGAGAAttatgggtaagttattataatcaggtcaaaggaaggtgttaggcacccttaaccctttcctaaggttttaagttTAAAGCAAAGGTTCGTGGCTAAAGAGTGAAAGGTAAAATTCGAACCTAATtagaattttggggaaggggacttgccttggttatccaagtgcctacgaaccagagtctacgtagttcgggtcagagttgtacgccttagatttaatATGAAGGTATGAAGGTATTttaaattaccttatcgcagttttgaaattcatagtttgcaaggtattttgaattaccttatcgcagttttgaaatttgtagtttgtaattttgtaagagaaattgtgttttaatatggcgtacaaccctaattataatattttctattaatcgcgatgatcaatagatttgatcaccataactaacaaataaaataaagaattgctaattattctaaccgattaattcgattatcaccattagcaaataaatgtgttttaaataaaTTCTTTGAAGTAATTTATTCATCGTTAACCATCGTAATCAATAAGTTTGATTAAAACGAATAACGAATTAAGGAGGgattactaatcatcgtaaccaattgaatcggttaaaaccctttagTAAATAACCCTAtttagatatattatttaattaattaaataattgattattaaccatcgcgatcgattaattcgatcgaaacgaataataaataaaatcttaattttagtattaattaattttgaaaatcaaattttatatatattaaaaatatattaagttaattaagtaattatataaataatataaaaataaaaagataaacctGGGAGTGATCCTGTCTGGTGCGCTTTGAAGATGCATGGTAGGGAAGCGTGCTTCTGGCCTTTAGATCTGATTGTGATATGATCCTATCATCTGGATGTGAGGACGTATGGTGAGCGCGCGTAGGCTTGTTGCGTAGGATCTGCAGAATGTTAATtcaagaaaaaaacaaacaagggccagggatcgatcCCTGGACCCTTTAGTCACCCAAACACGTGCGTTACCACATGTGCTGCGTTTTTTCCGTGTTAAAAATACCACTTCAgaataatattaacaaaaatataaaaggtaAATTACTGGTTCAAACCGAGTCAAACTGGGCTTATGTGGCGCCGACTAGCAATCAGAATTGGAGAGAGGATCAAGACTTTTGACCAGCAAATATAGACGCTCCACGTGTGGCTGAGAGGAAGCTTTGCACTGTTCACCTTCTTCCTCCTTGAACGCTGCGGATTTAGCCGCAAAATTTGCTtcggatttacttgcggatttttCTGCAGGTTCTTCCCCCCCATGCATACGACTTTGAAACCTACAAAAGATGAACCAAACGCAAACCAAGATTGCCCAAATCTATCAAACCAAGCCTTGCGAACACCATGGCGTAATCGTTTTGGATCAAAACCTCTTGTAGCATAAAAAACGCAAGCTTTCATTGTTTTTGCCCTAACCATGGTAACTTGGAATTCTCACGTGAAAGCTTTGACTTAAGGGCATGGACGTTCTCTAAATCATACCATAAACTCATAAAAATCGTCAAATTACACTATAACACCAAGATATATGCAAAacgaaaaatccaaaaacatatgAAAACATGAACAATGCGGTATGAGTATGTAAACAATATGGGTGTCGTGTATCAGTCAAGTTACTCACTCTAAATTACCTCAGGAAGATGATTGAATGAATGGTAAGCCTTGAAAACCTCTTGAAACAGGAATACGAAAATTACACCTTTTTTGGAAATATTTCCTTTGAAATCATAGTGCTTTGGCTCT from Vicia villosa cultivar HV-30 ecotype Madison, WI unplaced genomic scaffold, Vvil1.0 ctg.000655F_1_1, whole genome shotgun sequence encodes the following:
- the LOC131630193 gene encoding uncharacterized protein LOC131630193, which produces MGFGGRWMGWIELLVFNSKMSVLVNGSSTKEFEVFRGLRQSDPFSPFLYVLLAEGLLGLVTKSIEVGDLAIKGSCWVENIQFAYDTLLVREGTWKHVWAIKAVIQAFEIVSGLGINCHKSKLMGINSRGPFLEAAPVLVKWRKENFISLVFPLVLILGRIRLGILYW